A single Augochlora pura isolate Apur16 chromosome 2, APUR_v2.2.1, whole genome shotgun sequence DNA region contains:
- the LOC144475769 gene encoding transmembrane protein adipocyte-associated 1 homolog isoform X2, whose protein sequence is MYGAVREQVSESWLHTYDLSSTMIPNVSSPMNDEEHFCKLILYKEIKDSRIRIWDVVILIPNLLFLLFIGVRFNRARLKLRATSSPIFLAFYGLVICNIVISVIRCAVSMTVNVAATVGGRADKVLWVTVRFFLLSTEMSVLIFGLAFGHLDSRSSIRRVLLATSFIALAFTITQGALELVLPDDTFHIPSKDFYVFGHGGMTFWFCSSLVFTVIYLFILILPWTRLRDRLTLPTRKSFYIYAGTLATLDLVQSIGAGFLNYTQNPVGLCIVDLTAAVYLTLFTPLVYHTFLSEFFGVSQPSIMFSYKAQVDDAMDEDTVSLPHQQSFSSLKTDSDYIYQNHSVYDSTQFDTNSTPVNPLYAASLQSPDSITGYSIDSQEGQTQANGYQQ, encoded by the exons atgtaTGGTGCGGTGCGCGAGCAAGTCTCCGAAAGCTGGTTGCATACGTATGACTTAAGCAGTACAATGATCCCTAATGTCAGTTCTCCGATGAACGATGAGGAGCATTTTTGCAAGTTAATCTTATACAAAGAAATTAAGGATTCAAG GATACGAATATGGGATGTTGTAATATTGAtaccaaatttattgttcCTCTTATTCATTGGAGTGAGATTTAACAGAGCACGGCTTAAATTGAGAGCAACGAGTAGTCCaatatttttagcattttaCGGACTTGTCATTTGTAACATAGTAATTTCAGTGATACGATGCGCTGTCTCAATGACTGTAAATGTAGCCGCTACGGTTGGTGGTAGAGCTGACAAAGTGCTGTGGGTTACAGTTAGATTTTTCTTGTTGTCCACAGAAATGAGCGTACTGATTTTTGGTTTAGCTTTCG GTCATTTAGATAGTCGATCGAGCATTCGTAGAGTGCTACTTGCCACGTCGTTTATAGCACTCGCTTTTACTATAACTCAAGGGGCATTGGAATTAGTTTTACCCGATgatacattccacattcccaGTAAAGATTTCTATGTGTTTGGTCATGGGGGTATGACGTTCTGGTTCTGTAGCAGTCTCGTTTTCACAGTG ATATacctttttatattaatactgcCATGGACGCGGTTAAGAGACCGTTTAACTCTACCAA CAAGAAAAAGTTTTTACATCTATGCTGGTACATTAGCCACGCTAGACTTAGTACAATCTATTGGCGCGggctttttaaattatacacaaAATCCTGTAGGGTTGTGTATCGTGGACTTGACAGCAGCTGTCTATCTGACTCTGTTTACGCCACTGGTCTATCATACATTCCTATCAGAATTTTTCGG GGTTTCACAGCCTTCAATCATGTTCTCCTATAAGGCTCAAGTAGATGATGCAATGGATGAAGACACGGTGTCTCTACCACATCAGCAGAGTTTCTCGTCGCTAAAAACAGACAGCGATTACATATACCAG AACCACAGCGTTTACGATTCGACGCAATTCGACACGAACTCGACGCCGGTGAATCCTCTGTACGCGGCGTCCCTGCAAAGCCCGGATAGCATAACCGGTTACAGTATAGACAGCCAAGAGGGCCAGACACAGGCGAACGGTTACCAACAATGA
- the LOC144475769 gene encoding uncharacterized protein LOC144475769 isoform X1, which yields MYGAVREQVSESWLHTYDLSSTMIPNVSSPMNDEEHFCKLILYKEIKDSRIRIWDVVILIPNLLFLLFIGVRFNRARLKLRATSSPIFLAFYGLVICNIVISVIRCAVSMTVNVAATVGGRADKVLWVTVRFFLLSTEMSVLIFGLAFGHLDSRSSIRRVLLATSFIALAFTITQGALELVLPDDTFHIPSKDFYVFGHGGMTFWFCSSLVFTVIYLFILILPWTRLRDRLTLPTRKSFYIYAGTLATLDLVQSIGAGFLNYTQNPVGLCIVDLTAAVYLTLFTPLVYHTFLSEFFGVSQPSIMFSYKAQVDDAMDEDTVSLPHQQSFSSLKTDSDYIYQVHTPSIHMPLYDSQILKSSSSKHKASFHSLASPGDSKTTSGHAYDSSTALYRSTSGIKNFPRRLSTDKGGADLKNLPLTRSDNFIDSKKSTPDLRFPSSAWKSSSISQIKYGGPSSVSNLLFPQSTASNFLYKPKVNDSNTNLYSFTRKSSLESGRKGSEGNVAQLFEMPPPLENTLQSILDSGHYDPKVTDTFTQESSDLAGGQSIITEASKIDREETFDSSEETFHSAEETYDSADVSSASQLLLSKHMLSSDDTFGTRKKDSKKKESGGLNDYLLSLTMSNSHKSSRDSEMNPNPSSSDEKTYVQTELL from the exons atgtaTGGTGCGGTGCGCGAGCAAGTCTCCGAAAGCTGGTTGCATACGTATGACTTAAGCAGTACAATGATCCCTAATGTCAGTTCTCCGATGAACGATGAGGAGCATTTTTGCAAGTTAATCTTATACAAAGAAATTAAGGATTCAAG GATACGAATATGGGATGTTGTAATATTGAtaccaaatttattgttcCTCTTATTCATTGGAGTGAGATTTAACAGAGCACGGCTTAAATTGAGAGCAACGAGTAGTCCaatatttttagcattttaCGGACTTGTCATTTGTAACATAGTAATTTCAGTGATACGATGCGCTGTCTCAATGACTGTAAATGTAGCCGCTACGGTTGGTGGTAGAGCTGACAAAGTGCTGTGGGTTACAGTTAGATTTTTCTTGTTGTCCACAGAAATGAGCGTACTGATTTTTGGTTTAGCTTTCG GTCATTTAGATAGTCGATCGAGCATTCGTAGAGTGCTACTTGCCACGTCGTTTATAGCACTCGCTTTTACTATAACTCAAGGGGCATTGGAATTAGTTTTACCCGATgatacattccacattcccaGTAAAGATTTCTATGTGTTTGGTCATGGGGGTATGACGTTCTGGTTCTGTAGCAGTCTCGTTTTCACAGTG ATATacctttttatattaatactgcCATGGACGCGGTTAAGAGACCGTTTAACTCTACCAA CAAGAAAAAGTTTTTACATCTATGCTGGTACATTAGCCACGCTAGACTTAGTACAATCTATTGGCGCGggctttttaaattatacacaaAATCCTGTAGGGTTGTGTATCGTGGACTTGACAGCAGCTGTCTATCTGACTCTGTTTACGCCACTGGTCTATCATACATTCCTATCAGAATTTTTCGG GGTTTCACAGCCTTCAATCATGTTCTCCTATAAGGCTCAAGTAGATGATGCAATGGATGAAGACACGGTGTCTCTACCACATCAGCAGAGTTTCTCGTCGCTAAAAACAGACAGCGATTACATATACCAGGTCCATACTCCGTCTATTCACATGCCCTTATACGAttctcaaatattaaaatcatccTCTTCAAAGCACAAGGCATCCTTCCACTCCCTAGCATCTCCCGGTGATTCCAAAACTACTAGCGGACACGCCTACGATTCCTCGACCGCTTTGTATCGTTCTACATCCGGCATTAAAAACTTTCCGAGAAGGCTTAGCACGGACAAGGGTGGCGCGGACTTGAAAAACTTACCCCTCACGAGATCagacaattttatcgattcaAAGAAGAGCACGCCCGATCTAAGATTTCCTAGCTCCGCTTGGAAAAGTAGTTCCATATCGCAGATCAAATATGGTGGACCTAGTAGTGTTTCCAACTTGCTATTTCCTCAGAGTACTGCTAGTAACTTTCTGTATAAGCCCAAAGTTAACGATAGCAACACGAACTTGTATTCATTTACGAGAAAAAGTAGCCTGGAAAGCGGGAGAAAAGGTTCCGAAGGGAACGTCGCCCAGTTGTTTGAGATGCCGCCTCCTCTAGAGAATACTTTGCAGTCCATTCTGGACAGTGGTCATTACGATCCGAAAGTAACTGATACGTTTACTCAAGAGTCTTCAGATCTTGCTGGGGGGCAGTCAATTATTACCGAGGCTTCCAAAATCGATAGAGAAGAGACATTCGACTCTTCCGAGGAGACGTTCCACTCCGCCGAGGAGACGTACGACTCCGCCGATGTTTCGAGTGCTTCTCAATTGTTACTTTCAAAGCATATGCTCTCTAGCGATGACACGTTCGGGACGCGTAAGAAAGATTCTAAGAAAAAGGAGTCTGGCGGTCTGAACGACTATTTATTGTCGTTAACAATGTCGAATAGTCACAAGTCTTCGAGGGACAGTGAAATGAATCCCAATCCTTCCTCTTCCGATGAGAAGACCTACGTACAGACTGAGTTGTTGTAA